The genomic region ACACTCCGGAAGATGCAGAAACGGTGGTGCTGGAACTTGAAGCAAAGACTGCCTTTGGCACTGGCGAACATGATACTACCAGCAGCTGCGCCCACTTGATGGAATTTGTGGATTTCAAGGATAAGTCTGTTCTTGATATCGGTACCGGTACTGGCATTTTGGCCATGTTTGCAAAGCGTCGTGGCGCAAAACTTGCGGTGGGTACAGAAATTGATCCGCTGACAATTCCCTGCATTGCAGAAAACTTTGAGCGCAACGGTTTCGACGGTTCTGACTGCGTGCTGGGTTTCCTGGATGCGTTTAAGGACAACACCAAGTTCGACGTGATCCTCTGCAATATGATTCGCAGCGAATTGTGGCCTCTCCGTGATGATATTGAAGATTTGCTTGCAGAAGGCGGCGAACTGATTATTTCTGGTCAGCTGGCAACGGAACGTGACTACATCATCAAGTGGTTTGAAGAAGCCGGCTTCTCCGTAACCCAGGAAAGAACCAGCGGCGAATGGTGGAGTGTGCTTGCACACTCCTGAATGAGCCTCTAAGGGTGACAAATGCGTAAGCTGAGTGTCGCGACCGAGCTTGATCGGGCATGACCGAGGCTAGCATTTGAGATGTTCGCGTAGCGAACATCAATGGTGGAGTGTGCTCGCTAAGAATGCTTAAGCATTCTTTTTAGTCTTTTCAGATCTCAACTGCTTTTGCTTCGGGCTGCTGGTGTTTTTATGTGTCAGCGGGAAAAGTTGCAAATTCAGGCTGTAGATTCTATCTAGTCCCTGATCCTGGGCCGCAATGTTCTGGACCTTTCTGCGAAACTCCATAATTTCGTTCAATACTTTGTGGTAACCTTCTTTGGAAAGGTCTACGAAAAGCTCTGAAAAGTGATGTTCGTCGATACCACTCTTTTCCAATGATTCGACTGCAAGTTCACTCATTTGGCGGTGGAATGTTCGCAGGACCGTTGCGGTGACATCTCTGTTTTGAGAAGCTAGTTCTCGGTCCACTTGCTCATAGTGCCCATCGGACGTCTTGGTAAGAAAATGGTTCTTGGTTAGGAACTGAAGGGTTGCCTTGACATCCTCTGCACTTACTTCGGAAACGAATCGTCGTGCGATTTCGCTAGGCTTGGTGCTGGTGATGTGTGGAGCCATTTCACGCACAACGGGATTCAGCCAGGATGAGAAAAAGGCGTACATGATTTCGTTGAGAACCCTGACTTTTTTACTCTGTGCAAGGTTTCCCATCTGGATCAGATATTTTTGTTTCTCTTCAGCATTTTTAGCCTGGTTAAAGTTTACCAGGATTTTGAAGTAATCTAGTTCAACGCTCTTGAGGTCGAGAGCTACTGCGACTTGATTGATGCCTGCGCTACTTAAGTTGGTCTTACCTTGGCATACAAGCTTCAAATAAGACGGCGATGAAAATCCTGCTTGCTTGGCGAAGATGCGCCAAGACAAAAGCTTGCGAGCCTTCATTTCGTCAAAGTAGTCTTGAAGGAAGATGCGGTAATCCTGGTAGGCGAAGACGGACTTCATATGCTCATGAAGTTAGCGGCCGGGACGACGCTTGGAGCTGAATTGTACAGGGGAGTCGTTGCGCGGGCCACGACCATTGCCGTTGCCGCCGCCGCGACGGTCCTGATTGTTGTTGCCTCTGCCGAATCCGTTGCGGTCATCGCGATGGAAACTCTTGTTGCCACCCTGCTGGAATCCACGGCGATTATCATCGCGTCGGAAATCGCGGTTGTCGTCGCGGCGATCTTGATTTCGTACGTCGCGCTGTTCCTGGATGCGTTCGTGGCGCGGAACCCAGGTCTTGTCGCCGAATTCAGCCTGACGGCGTTCGCGGCGTGCGGAATTTTCCCAACGGCCTTTTTCGCCTGACTTCTGCGGAACGATGGAAATGGCGCTACGTTCGGCACGCTTCTGCAAATCGCGTTCGCGGAATTCCGGATTCTCTTCGCGTTCCTTGCTGGGGCTGAAGTTCTTGCCTTCGGCGATTGCGGAACGGGAGAGCAGCAGACGTCCAATCTTGCCCAGCTTCAAGCGTTCCAAAGTGGCGCGGATCTGCGGGCGGTTTTCAGGAATATACCAGAAGAAGAACTGCTTCTGGGCCTTCTTCTGTTCTGGAGTCTTTGCCACGTACAGCGGAGTTCCATCCGGTTTCATTTCGGCGTAGAACATTTCCGTTGCAAT from Fibrobacter sp. harbors:
- a CDS encoding 50S ribosomal protein L11 methyltransferase produces the protein MQKIDTWYKAQGYCSEEEYEIASYLLFEAGVATLEELDPKEDGRTDFCFYTGDKEERDRIVSEFPQYHFTVTEEPAKDWDKWWRDRAQPVSVSPHLVVRPPWVEYTPEDAETVVLELEAKTAFGTGEHDTTSSCAHLMEFVDFKDKSVLDIGTGTGILAMFAKRRGAKLAVGTEIDPLTIPCIAENFERNGFDGSDCVLGFLDAFKDNTKFDVILCNMIRSELWPLRDDIEDLLAEGGELIISGQLATERDYIIKWFEEAGFSVTQERTSGEWWSVLAHS
- a CDS encoding TIGR02147 family protein, coding for MKSVFAYQDYRIFLQDYFDEMKARKLLSWRIFAKQAGFSSPSYLKLVCQGKTNLSSAGINQVAVALDLKSVELDYFKILVNFNQAKNAEEKQKYLIQMGNLAQSKKVRVLNEIMYAFFSSWLNPVVREMAPHITSTKPSEIARRFVSEVSAEDVKATLQFLTKNHFLTKTSDGHYEQVDRELASQNRDVTATVLRTFHRQMSELAVESLEKSGIDEHHFSELFVDLSKEGYHKVLNEIMEFRRKVQNIAAQDQGLDRIYSLNLQLFPLTHKNTSSPKQKQLRSEKTKKNA